The Methanosarcina barkeri MS DNA window ATTCATCGATCGGACTATCAAAAATAAGGGGCTTGAATTCCGACTCATGAAATTTAAGTGAGGCCTTACGAATCAACCGCCTGAGAAGTTCTCTTTCTTCAGGTGTGAAATCCGAAAGGAGTGCATCGACAAAAAAAACCAATTTTTCCAGAATCACCTTTCTTACTTCCTTTCCTTTTTCAGTCAGGTAAACCCTGTAAGCCCGAAGGTCATTTTCATCTCTTTGTCTGTACACATAACCTTCTTTTTCCAGGTTTTTGATAGCTCTTGTA harbors:
- a CDS encoding MarR family winged helix-turn-helix transcriptional regulator; amino-acid sequence: MVDPREILGSIAIIYRSHLACMAKELEVYKIGSGQFDFLMVLYRKDGLSQETIAKTLKVSKATSTRAIKNLEKEGYVYRQRDENDLRAYRVYLTEKGKEVRKVILEKLVFFVDALLSDFTPEERELLRRLIRKASLKFHESEFKPLIFDSPIDE